The following proteins come from a genomic window of Leptospira neocaledonica:
- a CDS encoding sulfite exporter TauE/SafE family protein has product MISTLVLLFLGSILAFWISAVCGGGASLILIPILTGLLAASFVPFSLTIGTAVSSVSRIIVFRKSIHWKIFYWFVPFSIPAVLLGAWLLKFLNPLYLQLLISFFLIANLPQILKPKTAPDETGTPDPNYILACLGFFSGFISGVTGAIGLVFNRFYLKYGLNKEEIIATRAANELFLHLFKLVVYICLGFYSELALYLGLSIAFASIISSYTIKFILPHISDFVFKKIGYGSMIVAGIFLLSSSFVQIIDKDNIHISKNWVVGETETTINWRESSLVLEFELDDGLEIERPIQPIELPDHLKLKYDSLIQKYDKILIEKVFRFREPVSYEFYCYKGANLAKFEFSE; this is encoded by the coding sequence ATGATATCCACCTTAGTCCTTTTATTCTTAGGTTCGATATTAGCTTTTTGGATAAGCGCAGTATGCGGAGGAGGCGCAAGCCTAATACTGATCCCGATTTTGACAGGATTATTAGCTGCTTCCTTCGTTCCGTTTTCTTTAACGATTGGCACCGCAGTCAGTTCCGTTTCTAGAATTATAGTATTTAGAAAAAGTATACATTGGAAAATATTCTACTGGTTTGTTCCCTTTTCAATACCTGCGGTTTTGTTGGGAGCCTGGTTACTAAAATTCCTTAATCCGTTATATCTCCAATTATTGATTTCGTTCTTTCTAATTGCAAACCTTCCGCAAATTTTGAAACCGAAGACAGCCCCTGATGAAACAGGAACTCCAGATCCGAACTATATTTTAGCCTGTCTCGGATTCTTTTCCGGTTTTATATCAGGGGTTACCGGCGCAATTGGATTGGTATTCAATAGGTTTTATCTTAAATACGGTCTGAATAAGGAGGAAATTATAGCAACCAGGGCAGCTAACGAATTATTTTTGCATTTATTCAAATTAGTTGTTTATATTTGTCTTGGTTTTTATTCCGAATTGGCATTGTATCTAGGGCTTTCTATAGCATTCGCGTCTATCATCTCTTCATACACTATAAAATTTATATTACCGCATATTAGTGATTTTGTTTTTAAAAAAATCGGCTACGGCTCCATGATTGTCGCAGGCATTTTCCTTCTTTCGAGTTCCTTTGTACAAATAATCGATAAAGACAATATTCATATTTCTAAAAATTGGGTGGTTGGAGAAACTGAAACGACTATCAATTGGAGAGAAAGTAGTTTGGTCCTGGAATTCGAATTGGACGACGGATTGGAAATCGAACGACCCATTCAACCTATCGAATTACCGGATCATCTAAAATTAAAGTATGATTCTCTGATCCAAAAATATGATAAAATCCTAATAGAAAAGGTCTTCCGATTTCGGGAACCTGTTAGTTACGAATTTTATTGTTACAAAGGGGCTAATTTAGCTAAATTTGAATTTTCAGAATAA
- the gspN gene encoding type II secretion system protein GspN, with the protein MARAKKIEIEEEEQLISNEEEEFLTMELEELPPDELEEDDTPRFSLKQKLILIGSGLVSFLLFLILLFPYENIVRQLMNSSSGQPSSVFFNELSVSVLLGKVSVKSMEIMGQTFKIRSKDAQIKAGLFSLLRKKVNGDFEIEELEVDYDGQTLGNIGELEGHLQLDSLSVPASRFGGAFSLKMPEGKFGSFPNLPEIPFIGKIENFFVNKILITSRIDQGMVEFEEFIIDTSVARLDLHGNLRLSDSIANSQLNLRACFELERNFASAAENQIIVGALDLLEKSGSGKCIPITGTFQRPEFKIPGLNAPAGLPGAGPVP; encoded by the coding sequence ATGGCTCGCGCAAAAAAAATAGAAATAGAAGAAGAGGAACAACTCATCTCAAACGAGGAAGAAGAATTCCTCACGATGGAATTGGAGGAATTACCTCCTGATGAATTAGAGGAGGACGATACTCCCAGATTTTCTCTCAAACAAAAACTCATACTGATCGGAAGCGGTTTAGTTTCGTTCCTTCTTTTTTTGATCCTTTTATTCCCTTACGAAAACATAGTCCGACAACTCATGAATTCATCTTCCGGACAACCAAGTAGTGTATTTTTTAATGAATTATCAGTCTCCGTCCTACTCGGAAAAGTTTCCGTAAAATCTATGGAGATCATGGGCCAAACGTTTAAGATCCGATCTAAAGACGCTCAGATCAAGGCAGGCCTTTTTTCTTTATTAAGAAAAAAGGTAAACGGTGATTTCGAAATAGAAGAATTGGAAGTAGATTACGACGGCCAAACTTTAGGAAACATAGGTGAATTAGAAGGCCATTTGCAGTTGGACTCTTTAAGCGTTCCAGCCAGCAGATTTGGTGGAGCATTCTCACTTAAAATGCCGGAAGGAAAATTCGGATCCTTCCCGAACCTTCCCGAAATTCCTTTTATAGGAAAAATAGAAAACTTTTTCGTAAATAAGATACTCATCACTTCCAGAATTGACCAAGGAATGGTGGAATTCGAAGAATTTATCATAGATACTTCAGTCGCAAGATTAGATCTACATGGGAACTTAAGACTTTCAGATTCGATCGCCAATTCCCAATTGAATCTAAGAGCCTGCTTCGAGTTAGAAAGGAATTTTGCATCTGCTGCAGAAAATCAAATCATCGTAGGCGCCTTAGATCTTCTTGAAAAAAGCGGAAGTGGGAAATGTATCCCGATCACTGGGACTTTTCAAAGACCTGAATTCAAGATCCCCGGTTTGAACGCTCCTGCAGGTTTGCCTGGGGCAGGCCCCGTTCCTTAA
- a CDS encoding cell division FtsA domain-containing protein, with product MFLYEKFLTVDYGTNSVKGALFQRVAGNLTLLRAESMPISRMEEKEYETNVLRFINTYFAEEHAIVLSLSLDRLFVREISIPLTTEKAVREVIPFEIESRVPFPMETVEVLGSVWRIDQEKSDVITYTSHHSEFDTLASPFLESSLVFRGIFVDSICLGSVVSKHLHKEIQFANVAQLDIGGKKSILNVTKDGKIAHTRFLSVGGDTLTEEISKALKIPKDKAEALKTSIQFEPFHSPEDGLNLFAKEYKLKIGDIKKAFSIAQDFFTSLSEEVRRSFLSLEETERPEVVFLSGEGSKVRDLESFLGENLGIQARRYDFLSADPDRFATCYGMAYHLIQSKKSKIDFLETPYVKRLNKNLFDISIFKPHIILSSVSFVLLIGVFFLGIISDKRKLAAANKILAEKVKSSTGSSVPSNRDPIEFAKSLRDGAERKTELYRKYLSKPSVLDVLHEISLKFPDPGMQPFLFQSITYDNGTVSIQGAVNEISEIGVFENSLKRSPLFKTVKTENKGQHYGLKTFKTLFVIKLEVVSKIEDRGGD from the coding sequence ATGTTCTTATACGAAAAGTTTTTAACCGTAGATTACGGTACGAATTCCGTAAAGGGTGCTCTGTTCCAGAGAGTAGCAGGGAACCTGACCTTGCTTCGAGCGGAATCCATGCCCATTTCCAGAATGGAAGAAAAAGAATACGAAACAAATGTACTTCGTTTTATAAATACCTACTTTGCCGAAGAACATGCGATCGTACTTTCTCTTTCACTAGACAGACTCTTTGTTAGAGAGATCTCCATCCCATTAACTACCGAAAAAGCAGTGAGAGAAGTAATCCCCTTTGAGATAGAAAGTAGGGTCCCTTTTCCTATGGAAACCGTAGAAGTATTAGGATCCGTTTGGAGAATCGACCAAGAGAAGTCGGATGTGATCACTTATACTTCTCATCATTCTGAGTTTGATACATTAGCCTCTCCTTTTCTGGAATCTAGCCTTGTATTCCGTGGGATCTTTGTGGATTCAATCTGTTTGGGTTCTGTTGTTTCCAAACATTTGCATAAAGAGATCCAATTTGCAAATGTTGCCCAGTTGGATATAGGCGGCAAAAAATCAATCTTGAATGTCACTAAGGATGGAAAGATCGCTCATACACGTTTTCTTTCCGTAGGTGGGGATACTCTTACAGAAGAAATTTCAAAAGCATTAAAGATCCCTAAAGATAAAGCAGAAGCCTTAAAGACTAGTATTCAATTCGAGCCATTCCATTCTCCGGAAGACGGTTTAAATTTATTTGCAAAAGAATACAAACTTAAAATCGGAGATATCAAAAAGGCGTTCAGCATTGCTCAGGATTTTTTTACGTCCTTAAGCGAAGAAGTCCGAAGAAGTTTTCTTTCCTTAGAAGAAACGGAAAGACCTGAAGTTGTTTTTCTTTCCGGAGAAGGAAGTAAGGTCAGAGACTTGGAATCCTTTTTAGGAGAAAACCTTGGAATCCAAGCGAGAAGATATGATTTTTTAAGCGCCGATCCGGATAGATTTGCCACTTGCTATGGAATGGCATACCATCTAATCCAATCAAAAAAATCTAAAATAGATTTTTTGGAAACCCCTTATGTCAAAAGGCTTAATAAAAATTTATTCGATATCAGTATATTCAAACCTCATATTATCTTGAGTTCGGTTTCTTTTGTTCTTTTGATCGGAGTATTTTTCCTAGGAATCATTTCCGATAAAAGAAAACTCGCAGCAGCGAATAAAATCCTGGCCGAAAAAGTAAAATCGAGTACCGGTTCCAGTGTTCCTTCTAACAGGGATCCAATAGAATTTGCAAAAAGCCTAAGAGATGGCGCTGAAAGAAAAACGGAACTATATAGAAAGTATCTTTCTAAACCGAGTGTTTTAGACGTACTACATGAAATTTCCTTAAAGTTCCCTGATCCAGGGATGCAACCTTTCTTATTCCAGAGTATTACTTACGACAACGGTACTGTTTCGATCCAGGGTGCTGTAAATGAAATTTCAGAAATCGGAGTTTTTGAAAATTCATTAAAACGTTCTCCTTTATTTAAAACTGTAAAAACGGAAAATAAAGGACAGCATTACGGCCTTAAAACCTTTAAGACACTTTTTGTCATAAAACTGGAAGTCGTGTCTAAAATAGAAGATCGAGGCGGCGATTAG
- a CDS encoding general secretion pathway protein GspK: MNSGLGLKGRRFSRRRGAIVLLLVGGIGVAALTTTLDFAERSMAEYKISQGEMSGFKASLLAKAGFQGALAALRKIPEEQLYQSGIGLNPPPVPMGGGWIYYKIQGEDGKINLNSIFNADTKELNLRNQEMAQRLLERLGMKRDLFNPVIDWLDDDSQGNFEISYYEKLTPPRKIKNAYMYSLSELTSVKGFDPKIVYGSQKPPDYEQKYSKDFMSDEEKSLIGESDFVLANNLTAFVPFQRNYDDRINLNAAPYFVLMSLSDFMNRQSVLQIMKMKIKKGGYLKDIKDLETIPEFQVPSVGGLSLYKELAGEGTDVSGGRIKTKGEIFRISAVGEVERNYNSKKSSDVMKGPKIVRRITGIFDLTNNLMLYYRED, translated from the coding sequence ATGAATTCAGGTCTCGGTCTAAAAGGCAGAAGATTTTCCAGAAGAAGAGGAGCGATCGTTTTGCTCTTAGTCGGAGGAATCGGTGTGGCTGCTTTAACCACCACCTTAGATTTTGCGGAAAGATCTATGGCGGAATATAAAATTTCCCAAGGAGAAATGTCGGGTTTCAAGGCTTCTCTTTTAGCAAAGGCAGGATTCCAAGGAGCCTTGGCCGCACTTAGAAAAATTCCAGAAGAACAATTATACCAATCCGGGATAGGCCTAAATCCGCCGCCAGTTCCAATGGGAGGAGGGTGGATCTATTATAAGATCCAAGGCGAAGATGGAAAAATTAATCTAAATTCTATCTTCAATGCAGACACAAAAGAACTCAATTTAAGAAACCAAGAAATGGCCCAGAGACTTCTGGAACGTTTGGGAATGAAGAGGGACCTTTTCAATCCTGTGATTGATTGGCTGGATGATGATAGTCAGGGGAATTTCGAAATTTCCTATTATGAAAAACTGACACCTCCCAGAAAAATCAAAAATGCTTATATGTATTCTCTATCAGAGCTTACCTCCGTGAAAGGTTTTGACCCTAAAATAGTGTATGGCTCCCAAAAACCTCCCGACTATGAACAAAAGTATTCCAAGGATTTTATGTCCGACGAGGAGAAAAGCCTGATCGGGGAGTCCGATTTCGTACTAGCAAATAATTTGACAGCATTTGTTCCCTTTCAGAGGAATTACGACGATAGAATCAACTTGAACGCCGCGCCGTACTTCGTTTTAATGTCTCTATCCGATTTTATGAACCGCCAATCCGTCCTTCAGATCATGAAAATGAAAATCAAAAAGGGCGGCTACCTGAAGGACATTAAGGATCTAGAGACCATCCCGGAATTTCAGGTACCTTCCGTGGGCGGGCTTTCTCTCTACAAAGAATTAGCGGGAGAAGGAACCGATGTGTCCGGTGGAAGGATCAAAACAAAGGGTGAAATTTTCCGGATCAGCGCAGTCGGGGAAGTAGAAAGAAACTATAATAGTAAAAAAAGTTCCGATGTTATGAAAGGCCCTAAAATTGTCCGCAGGATCACCGGAATTTTTGACCTGACCAATAACCTGATGCTATATTATAGAGAAGATTAA
- a CDS encoding type II secretion system protein yields MKLFSLHSVFLKFLRKRKRSGFTLIELTIVAALLGVLLGMVFGTYATILKVTRPTSGSEGVDREKAISVIENIRSTLTMAFYFQTEKNLVFVSRKGRKSEDGPRHPGESTKDHFIVFAAVHPNSEEVALPEVREVEYYLKQKDGTDYYKLMRREDEIVDKYPFVGGQEYELLDNVKSLSFKFSKTGKEWEEEWDSFQRKSIPRLIRIEIIANMGNKERRFETLAFPGMLLK; encoded by the coding sequence ATGAAACTTTTTTCATTACATTCAGTTTTTCTTAAGTTCCTTCGGAAAAGAAAAAGGTCCGGATTTACGCTAATAGAATTAACTATAGTCGCAGCCTTATTAGGTGTTCTGCTAGGAATGGTATTCGGGACTTATGCGACTATTTTAAAAGTCACTCGCCCAACTTCAGGCTCCGAAGGTGTAGATAGAGAAAAGGCGATTTCCGTTATCGAAAATATTCGAAGTACTTTGACCATGGCATTCTATTTTCAAACCGAAAAAAATCTGGTCTTTGTAAGTAGAAAAGGACGCAAATCAGAAGATGGTCCAAGACATCCTGGCGAAAGTACCAAGGATCATTTTATAGTATTTGCAGCGGTTCATCCCAACTCGGAAGAAGTTGCCCTTCCAGAAGTAAGAGAAGTTGAATATTATCTAAAACAAAAAGACGGTACTGATTATTATAAATTGATGAGAAGAGAAGACGAGATCGTCGACAAATATCCTTTCGTGGGCGGACAAGAATATGAGTTATTGGATAACGTAAAATCTCTCTCCTTTAAATTTTCCAAAACGGGAAAAGAATGGGAAGAAGAATGGGACTCCTTCCAAAGAAAAAGTATCCCACGCCTTATCCGGATAGAGATCATCGCGAATATGGGAAATAAGGAAAGACGTTTCGAAACTCTTGCCTTCCCAGGGATGCTTCTGAAATGA
- a CDS encoding prepilin-type cleavage/methylation domain-containing protein: protein MARVSFKRKNPLRKRQGFTILEMTLAFALAAGWLLYVLMVVSEGIRLKKVAALQMEATHLAKIKMAQIDSATILQADTSSGEIPGYQDWKFTTIIKEENLDLLKMAGKDSGKKPEDLLGGANSSMNQLIAKRTGNNQGSATGGLIAVFHIYVTIEYPTGGRDNQGIPVKEQYTIETYKARMN, encoded by the coding sequence ATGGCACGAGTAAGTTTTAAAAGAAAAAATCCTCTTAGAAAGAGACAGGGTTTTACTATTTTAGAAATGACCTTGGCGTTTGCGTTAGCCGCCGGTTGGCTTCTATATGTACTAATGGTGGTTTCGGAAGGAATACGACTTAAAAAAGTGGCAGCACTCCAAATGGAAGCCACTCACTTAGCAAAAATTAAAATGGCCCAGATCGATTCCGCTACCATTCTACAAGCAGACACCAGCTCTGGAGAAATTCCCGGCTACCAAGACTGGAAATTTACTACGATTATAAAAGAAGAGAATTTAGATCTTCTTAAAATGGCAGGAAAGGATAGCGGCAAAAAACCCGAGGACCTACTAGGTGGTGCGAACTCCAGCATGAACCAGCTCATCGCCAAAAGAACAGGTAATAACCAAGGTTCTGCAACAGGCGGACTTATCGCTGTATTTCATATTTATGTAACGATAGAATATCCTACAGGTGGAAGGGATAACCAAGGAATTCCAGTAAAGGAACAATACACGATCGAGACCTATAAGGCCAGGATGAACTGA
- a CDS encoding type II secretion system protein has translation MIELGVAVFLIGVMFALVLPSLVNLLTPGAQEEAMLLHDVVNFCFRRAKINQRTVYLQLNVDTETYTILDMERDETGLKEVPVFQDRELPSSSAIVDVMDGRGYRYNTGKIRIPFSPMAVAEDFYIHLGPDPEITRTLIIKRYGGKSEIEDGEVVVSKEQLEEYKRSEQYGTSKF, from the coding sequence TTGATCGAATTGGGAGTCGCAGTATTCCTGATCGGAGTAATGTTCGCTCTTGTCCTTCCTTCCTTAGTCAATTTGCTCACACCAGGCGCCCAAGAAGAAGCAATGTTATTACATGACGTTGTGAACTTCTGCTTCAGAAGGGCGAAGATCAATCAAAGGACAGTCTATCTTCAATTAAACGTGGACACGGAAACGTATACCATCCTCGACATGGAAAGGGACGAGACCGGTTTAAAGGAAGTTCCAGTATTCCAGGACAGGGAGCTTCCTAGTTCTTCCGCCATTGTAGATGTGATGGATGGACGAGGTTATAGATACAATACCGGAAAGATCCGCATTCCATTCTCTCCTATGGCCGTGGCGGAAGATTTTTATATCCATTTAGGTCCGGATCCGGAGATCACAAGAACACTCATCATCAAACGTTATGGTGGGAAATCGGAAATAGAGGACGGAGAAGTTGTAGTCTCCAAGGAACAATTGGAAGAGTACAAACGTAGCGAGCAATATGGCACGAGTAAGTTTTAA
- a CDS encoding type II secretion system protein GspG — protein MKTGNKRRKGFTLIELAIVVAILGALMTIILVSVDFGGVSIETAKMKIKKDKQELRLHLERYASKFGSYPSEEQGLDALVERPTNGEIPETWIPMVSSKDSINDPWKNPYKLRYDGAGEIQIITYGQDKAEGGEGLNSDFDITKEEQYPPQFTSASGAKK, from the coding sequence TTGAAAACGGGAAACAAACGGAGAAAAGGATTCACTCTTATCGAATTAGCGATCGTCGTCGCCATTTTAGGTGCATTGATGACTATCATTCTTGTCAGCGTGGATTTCGGTGGAGTGAGCATCGAGACCGCAAAGATGAAGATCAAAAAAGACAAACAGGAACTTAGATTACATCTAGAAAGATATGCTTCCAAATTCGGAAGTTATCCTAGCGAAGAGCAAGGTCTAGACGCACTAGTAGAAAGACCGACTAACGGAGAAATCCCTGAGACCTGGATCCCTATGGTAAGCAGCAAGGATTCTATCAATGACCCTTGGAAAAACCCATACAAACTCAGATACGATGGAGCGGGCGAGATACAGATTATAACTTATGGTCAGGATAAAGCAGAAGGTGGAGAAGGCCTAAATTCAGACTTTGATATCACTAAAGAAGAACAATATCCGCCACAATTTACTTCTGCATCCGGCGCTAAAAAATAA
- a CDS encoding type II secretion system F family protein has protein sequence MALFTYTAFNKKGKEEKGIIDAPNIQSARAKLKSKGFYVRQISEDAERKDRELFPFLARLLYRVPKKIIGLFSRQLGTLLGAGIPLDKSLSSIIEQTDHEVFRKVVIAMQADITEGSSLSDSMRKHPDIFPNQYPSLVSVGERTGDYETALMRLAEMEEKNLQLKGKVTTALVYPGIIFCLLQLVIIFLLTTVVPQIEHLFVEFNATLPVITQIVIGSSRILTGYWFLIFPLIGAGVVGFFFYKSTPEGKEKWEKFVLGIPIIRTLNKKVLISNFARNLGILLTNRVPLIISLQIVEQIVNHSVFGQEIRNACDRIREGEKLSAAFTGSEILPQLVIGMMSAGEVSDRVPEMLNKLAEIYDQEVDSALKNATQAIEPLMLVFMGFAIGIIMAAIIVPMFSLTQNLQGI, from the coding sequence ATGGCGCTTTTTACTTATACTGCATTTAACAAAAAAGGAAAGGAAGAGAAGGGGATAATAGACGCCCCCAATATCCAATCCGCGAGAGCAAAACTTAAGAGCAAAGGTTTCTATGTTCGTCAAATTTCCGAAGATGCGGAAAGAAAAGACAGAGAACTTTTTCCATTCTTAGCTAGACTTCTTTATAGAGTTCCTAAAAAAATAATCGGTCTTTTTTCCAGACAATTAGGAACTCTTTTGGGTGCAGGTATTCCTCTAGACAAATCGTTATCCAGTATCATCGAGCAGACTGATCACGAAGTTTTTCGCAAGGTTGTGATCGCAATGCAAGCGGATATTACGGAAGGAAGTTCCTTATCCGATTCGATGAGAAAACATCCGGATATATTTCCGAACCAGTATCCTTCTCTTGTTTCAGTAGGAGAAAGGACAGGTGATTATGAAACCGCGCTCATGCGTCTTGCGGAGATGGAAGAAAAAAACCTACAGCTAAAAGGAAAGGTTACTACCGCACTCGTTTACCCTGGAATTATTTTCTGCCTATTGCAGCTCGTGATCATATTCCTACTCACTACGGTAGTTCCTCAGATCGAACATCTATTCGTAGAATTTAATGCAACACTTCCAGTAATCACACAAATCGTGATCGGAAGTTCCAGAATTCTAACAGGCTATTGGTTTTTGATCTTCCCGCTGATAGGTGCCGGAGTTGTGGGCTTCTTCTTTTATAAATCCACTCCGGAAGGTAAGGAAAAATGGGAGAAGTTCGTTCTCGGGATACCAATCATCCGAACACTCAATAAAAAAGTACTTATATCCAATTTTGCCAGGAACCTAGGAATTCTTCTTACAAACAGGGTTCCTCTCATTATTTCTCTCCAAATTGTAGAACAGATCGTTAACCATTCCGTTTTCGGACAAGAAATACGGAATGCTTGCGATAGAATTCGAGAAGGAGAGAAACTTTCTGCCGCATTCACTGGGTCAGAGATATTGCCGCAACTAGTCATAGGTATGATGTCCGCCGGAGAAGTTTCGGACAGGGTTCCAGAGATGTTGAATAAGCTTGCAGAGATCTACGACCAAGAAGTGGATTCCGCTCTAAAAAATGCGACCCAGGCAATTGAACCTCTAATGCTCGTTTTTATGGGTTTTGCGATCGGTATCATTATGGCAGCGATCATCGTTCCGATGTTCAGCTTGACCCAAAACTTACAAGGTATATAA
- the gspE gene encoding type II secretion system ATPase GspE: MKTLGDILVEDGVISAKDLEDSLKLQKKNHLPLGHILQKKGIAGEVDVLKAMARLYKMEFREKLDFKGMEEVYDRIPLKLIQKSKIVPFELNKKNVKIAVSDPTDLHPMDDVRSALKEFKIDFILAPEPEVMRLIHSQFDTTSAAAKDMLNEMEGSFSELAEGFDNETIDLSDDAPIIKMVNVILSQAVNERASDIHVEPYEKSLVVRYRIDGILHNVLTPPKSYHAGITSRIKIMSNLNIAENRLPQDGRIKLRLAGKDVDIRVSTIPCQFGERIVMRLLNKTDQKYSLETMGFYPDLVKTLRTLIYEPHGIILVTGPTGSGKSTTLYSALTELNTEERNIITCEDPVEYQIDGVSQMQMQEKIGLTFATGLRAILRQDPDVIMVGEIRDEETARIAIQASLTGHLVFSTLHTNDAASAATRLVDMGIEPYLITSTVLGFMAQRLVRTICKECKISYKPTPQELESIGISKKDLKGGVLYKGKGCSHCMNTGFKGRTGVYELLIIDSKIKNAILAGSDTNKINDVALESGFATMRDYGIRKVLDGITTPDEVLRVT, encoded by the coding sequence GTGAAAACTCTAGGTGATATTCTTGTAGAAGACGGGGTCATATCCGCCAAGGATCTAGAAGACTCTCTAAAACTACAAAAAAAGAATCATTTACCCCTAGGACATATTCTTCAAAAAAAAGGGATTGCTGGAGAAGTAGACGTTCTCAAGGCAATGGCCCGCCTATACAAAATGGAATTCAGGGAAAAACTGGATTTCAAGGGAATGGAAGAAGTTTACGACCGTATCCCCCTCAAACTCATCCAAAAAAGTAAAATAGTTCCTTTCGAGCTAAATAAGAAGAACGTTAAAATCGCAGTCTCCGATCCTACGGACCTTCACCCGATGGATGATGTACGTTCTGCATTAAAAGAATTTAAAATAGACTTCATACTCGCACCTGAACCTGAGGTGATGAGACTTATCCATTCCCAGTTCGACACTACATCCGCAGCAGCGAAAGATATGTTGAACGAAATGGAAGGTAGTTTCTCGGAACTTGCAGAAGGTTTCGACAACGAGACGATCGACCTTTCAGACGATGCTCCTATCATCAAGATGGTGAACGTGATCCTTTCTCAGGCAGTAAACGAGAGAGCTTCGGATATACACGTAGAACCTTATGAAAAAAGTCTAGTGGTCCGCTACAGGATTGACGGTATTCTTCATAATGTATTAACTCCACCCAAGTCGTACCATGCGGGGATCACTTCTCGTATCAAGATCATGTCCAACCTGAACATCGCAGAGAACAGACTACCACAAGATGGTAGGATCAAACTCAGACTTGCAGGAAAGGATGTAGATATCCGGGTTTCCACAATTCCATGTCAGTTCGGAGAACGTATCGTTATGCGTCTCTTGAACAAAACAGACCAGAAATATTCCTTGGAGACAATGGGATTTTATCCGGATCTTGTTAAAACACTTCGTACTCTTATCTATGAACCTCACGGCATCATCTTAGTAACGGGTCCTACAGGATCCGGAAAATCCACCACATTGTATTCCGCTTTGACCGAGCTGAATACGGAAGAAAGAAATATTATCACCTGCGAAGACCCAGTGGAATATCAGATTGATGGCGTCTCCCAAATGCAGATGCAGGAAAAAATAGGGCTTACATTTGCGACCGGCCTTCGTGCAATTTTACGTCAGGACCCGGACGTGATCATGGTGGGAGAGATCCGGGACGAGGAAACTGCGAGGATCGCAATCCAAGCTTCTTTAACGGGTCACTTAGTATTCTCCACTTTACACACAAACGATGCCGCTTCTGCAGCGACAAGACTTGTGGATATGGGAATTGAACCTTATCTAATCACTTCTACAGTATTGGGATTTATGGCCCAAAGGCTTGTAAGAACTATATGCAAAGAATGTAAAATTTCTTATAAACCAACTCCTCAAGAACTGGAATCCATCGGTATTTCCAAAAAGGATCTGAAAGGTGGAGTCTTGTATAAGGGCAAGGGTTGTTCCCATTGTATGAATACCGGATTTAAAGGAAGAACCGGGGTATATGAACTTCTAATCATAGATAGTAAAATCAAAAATGCGATACTCGCAGGATCCGATACGAATAAGATCAATGATGTTGCTTTAGAAAGCGGATTTGCTACTATGAGAGATTATGGGATCCGAAAAGTATTGGATGGAATCACCACCCCGGACGAAGTTCTAAGGGTTACCTAA